One segment of Fimbriimonadales bacterium DNA contains the following:
- a CDS encoding ChaN family lipoprotein — MIPLLFFQAMMQQPETDPWLLSIGSSERIVVRANNAYRTPDGKRATLQEIAAAVDGKSFVYIGEEHDNADSHRWQTLIIGALVEHGREVVIGLEMLQREKQPILDLWTLGKFSEEEFLEKVDWKRQWGMDYALYRPIFEIARKEKLRMIALNIPRDWVRTVSRSGWEALSPEAKSQLPEPYMSDAEHFEVFRALMGGHPGDASLENVYRGQVLWDEAMADSAIRYYNERYRSGKTVFVILAGNGHVMYRKGINFRIKRRTGMDGITLVTVPVPSETNERRVSAGVADFVVGIREKKQIQ, encoded by the coding sequence ATGATTCCTTTGTTATTTTTCCAAGCAATGATGCAACAACCGGAAACCGACCCATGGCTTTTGAGCATCGGCTCTTCTGAAAGAATCGTAGTGAGAGCGAACAATGCGTATCGTACTCCCGATGGAAAAAGAGCAACGCTACAAGAAATTGCCGCTGCTGTAGATGGAAAAAGTTTCGTTTACATCGGAGAAGAGCACGACAATGCCGATTCCCATCGTTGGCAAACTTTGATTATCGGTGCTCTGGTCGAGCACGGAAGGGAAGTCGTCATCGGACTCGAAATGCTGCAACGAGAAAAGCAGCCCATCCTCGATTTATGGACTTTGGGGAAATTTTCGGAAGAAGAATTTTTAGAAAAAGTGGATTGGAAACGGCAGTGGGGAATGGACTATGCGCTGTATCGTCCGATTTTCGAGATCGCGCGAAAGGAAAAACTCCGAATGATTGCGCTCAACATTCCGAGAGATTGGGTGCGAACGGTGAGTCGCAGTGGATGGGAAGCGCTTTCTCCGGAAGCGAAGTCGCAGTTACCTGAACCTTATATGAGTGATGCAGAACATTTCGAAGTGTTTCGAGCGCTCATGGGGGGGCATCCCGGTGATGCGTCGTTGGAGAATGTGTACAGAGGGCAAGTCCTTTGGGATGAAGCGATGGCGGATAGTGCGATTCGCTATTACAACGAACGATATCGTTCGGGAAAAACCGTATTCGTGATTTTAGCAGGAAATGGCCATGTGATGTACCGCAAGGGAATCAATTTTAGAATAAAGCGTCGCACAGGGATGGATGGAATCACACTCGTTACAGTGCCAGTGCCTTCAGAAACGAACGAAAGGCGAGTGAGCGCAGGCGTTGCGGATTTCGTCGTCGGAATTCGAGAAAAGAAGCAAATCCAGTAA
- a CDS encoding four-helix bundle copper-binding protein: protein MAVNVELQECIDSCTECADACRTCADACRGMEGMEQCVALCEECAKTCERCIQAMNKGSTAECENCADICEQCAAECEKHDMPECQVCAQSCRVCAEECRSMAATAG, encoded by the coding sequence ATGGCAGTAAACGTAGAACTTCAAGAATGCATAGACAGTTGTACCGAATGTGCAGATGCATGTCGAACATGTGCGGATGCCTGTCGAGGTATGGAAGGCATGGAGCAATGCGTGGCACTCTGCGAAGAGTGTGCGAAGACTTGCGAGCGTTGCATCCAAGCGATGAACAAAGGCTCTACAGCCGAATGTGAAAATTGCGCCGACATATGCGAGCAATGCGCCGCCGAGTGCGAAAAGCATGATATGCCCGAATGCCAAGTTTGCGCGCAGTCTTGCCGAGTTTGCGCAGAGGAATGTCGAAGTATGGCAGCAACGGCAGGATAA
- a CDS encoding MBL fold metallo-hydrolase RNA specificity domain-containing protein encodes MRLLIMEGTRCIGGTKLFLQEKDTGILLDFGINYSKWNRYFEEFLNPRGARGLVDYWTLDLIPKFDGLYREDCIPNDFHPSWNGRLDVQGLFLSHAHLDHAGLIGLLHPEIPIYTSPETAAILKGYQVSGSSKGIHSDLVYFSIRKHDCKIDDRALVADGDHIGRQFLSVFPLTNELREFWQTPPNPTGKKGLDTPPIEVSGDSIGAVKFRAFPVDHSIPGAVAFAFETERGLIVYTGDLRIHGRYKEETRKFVEEMAKQKPYLLIVEGTRLGRKKENEEQKNLSEEEVFERCRAIVEKSYGKLVIADFAGRHFERLDSFLRIAKETKRKLAVPVKDGFMLQALYTANPRYDSICSDDLVFYDEVKAKLDGWENAFRQECQPRLVHSGEVRENPGKYILAFSFWDMNEMSDIQPYGAVYIYSSSEAYGEDQKIDFWRLNNWIEFFGMELHGFRWDSEKNEPVFDDPLSASGHISEEDLLWMIKEIQPEKLLPVHTEYPEWFAENFQDEPIQVLLLNDGSEFE; translated from the coding sequence ATGAGGCTACTGATAATGGAAGGAACCCGATGTATCGGGGGAACAAAACTTTTCCTTCAAGAAAAAGACACGGGAATCCTGCTCGATTTCGGCATCAATTATTCGAAGTGGAATCGTTATTTCGAAGAGTTTTTGAATCCTCGCGGCGCGAGAGGATTGGTGGATTATTGGACACTCGATTTGATTCCGAAATTCGATGGCTTATATCGCGAGGACTGTATTCCTAATGATTTCCATCCATCTTGGAATGGAAGGCTCGACGTGCAAGGATTATTTTTGTCGCATGCACATCTCGACCATGCCGGTTTGATAGGCCTTCTGCATCCGGAAATTCCCATATATACATCACCGGAGACTGCCGCAATTTTGAAAGGATATCAAGTCAGTGGAAGTAGCAAAGGAATCCACAGCGATTTAGTGTATTTTTCAATAAGAAAACATGACTGTAAAATAGACGATCGTGCATTAGTAGCAGATGGTGACCATATCGGAAGGCAGTTTTTGTCCGTTTTTCCATTGACGAACGAACTTCGCGAATTCTGGCAAACACCACCTAACCCTACAGGGAAAAAAGGTTTAGATACCCCCCCTATCGAAGTTTCCGGTGATTCCATCGGCGCGGTAAAATTCCGAGCTTTCCCTGTGGACCATTCCATTCCGGGAGCAGTCGCGTTCGCTTTCGAAACGGAACGTGGTCTCATCGTTTATACCGGTGATTTGCGAATACACGGACGCTACAAAGAAGAAACACGGAAGTTCGTAGAAGAAATGGCGAAACAAAAGCCTTATCTTCTGATTGTGGAAGGAACACGTTTAGGAAGAAAAAAAGAAAATGAAGAACAAAAAAATCTTTCAGAGGAAGAAGTTTTCGAGCGATGTCGAGCGATAGTGGAAAAATCGTATGGGAAACTGGTCATTGCGGATTTCGCAGGCAGGCATTTCGAGCGTTTGGATTCGTTCTTGCGAATCGCGAAAGAGACGAAGCGCAAACTCGCCGTGCCCGTGAAAGATGGCTTCATGTTGCAGGCGCTTTACACAGCCAATCCTCGTTATGATTCCATCTGCAGTGATGATTTAGTTTTTTACGATGAGGTAAAAGCCAAACTCGATGGCTGGGAGAATGCTTTTCGACAGGAATGTCAACCGAGGCTCGTTCATAGCGGTGAAGTTCGTGAAAATCCGGGGAAATACATACTCGCTTTCAGTTTTTGGGATATGAACGAGATGTCGGATATCCAACCTTACGGTGCTGTTTATATTTACTCTTCATCGGAAGCATACGGAGAAGATCAGAAGATAGACTTCTGGCGTTTGAATAATTGGATAGAGTTTTTCGGGATGGAATTACACGGTTTTCGGTGGGATAGTGAAAAAAACGAGCCTGTATTCGATGACCCCCTTAGTGCAAGCGGACACATCAGCGAAGAGGATTTGCTTTGGATGATAAAAGAAATACAACCAGAAAAACTTCTCCCGGTGCATACGGAATACCCGGAGTGGTTCGCGGAAAATTTTCAAGACGAACCGATTCAGGTATTGCTTTTGAACGACGGTTCAGAGTTCGAATAA